TGGTGTTCTTGAGTAGATAATTCAAACACCGATTTACCACCTTCAAAGTGGTGTCTTGTCACGATACCTGCATCATCAAATTGGTTTAGTACACGATAAACGGTAGCAAGACCAATTTCTTCGCCAAGATCGATAAGTTTTTTATACAGATCCTCAGCACTAATATGTTGGCACTCAGGTTGCTGTAGTACTTCTAAAATTTTTAGCCGTGGAAGGGTGACTTTAAGGCCAGCATCCTTTAGCGCTTGGTTATTATCCGACATATAGTTTCCCGTTGATGCTCTGCATGAATAACAGAAGTCAGTGTAAAGCGTATTATAGTGGAGTCATGTTAAACATTAAACCACGAAGTTAAAAGGGGTACTCATAATTGTCCCGCTCACCTAACATCTCGACATGATAACACGTATTTCGCTCGCCTATTTATATAAAAATCGTTTACTTTAGACAATATATATCCCTTAACTGAACAAAAGCAAGGTCAATATATATAATTAAATCAATAGATTAATGTGTTTTATGTTTTTCGCACCTTTGCTGGGTTACGCGAGATCGCGCAAGAAATAGAGAAGTGCAAAATTGAGTAAAGAAATATTTTTATCTGTTCATTTCGTTATGTGTTGTCAGTGGCATTTGCTAGCAGACGGACACAATGCACACCGTCACTAATAAAAGCATAGCAGGAATAAGAAGAGTACAACTGGGGGAGGGGAGAGAAATACTCTCTACCCTAATTAAATTTAGGGCAGAGAGTATGGATTAATCTTCTAGTTCAGATAAACACATTTCGGTATAGATTTGGTTAACCCACGTTGATACGCGTTGATCTGTTAATTCTGGCTGACGGTCTTCATCGATACACAAGCCAACAAAATGGTTTTCATCGGTCAAGGCCTTAGAGGCTTCAAATTCGTAGCCTTCTGTAGGCCATTCGCCAAGGATCATGCCGCCCTTTGCTTCGACGATATCACGAACCGTACCCATCGCATCACAAAAATACTCAGCGTAATCTTCTTGATCGCCACAACCAAAGACAGCCACCAATTTACCTGAGAAATCAATGGCTTCAAGTTCAGGGAAAAAGTCATCCCAATCGCACTGTGCTTCACCATAATACCAAGTTGGGATGCCTAGCATCAGAAGATCAAAATTATCAATGTCTTCTTTACTGCTTTTTGCAATATCTTGAACATGAACCAGTTTTTCACCAAGTTGTTTTTGGATCATTTTTGCAACTGCTTCAGTGTTGCCTGTATCACTCCCAAAGAAGATACCTACACTTGCCATAAAATCATTACCTTTAAATAGTTATGGGTTGACCACTCATTTGGTGTGTTCTAATCACTCTATTCGATGAGTTGACCACACCGCAGATATAAGGCTCGGGACCTATACAATGTATAAAAGAACGGCTCCACAACGTTTAACGACGTTTGCCTAAGCACTTGCCAAGACAAGTGAATGCACGCAGGGTTCACGAATAAGCGAGTGAACCGACGTAAACTGTATGGTCATTCCATATCCCCGTTACATGGGCGCACTATACCATTGTTAAACCGTAAAGTTAATCTGCCACCATGCCCATTTATCCGGATAGGAACCGTTTTATTGCTAAGTTTATGCGTCGTGTAAGAATCGGCGAATTACACGTAAAACTTCTGTGGGTTTCTCTGCATGCAACCAATGGCCTACATTGGCAATGACATGCGCTTTGGAATTCGGGAACTGCGTTTGAATCGATTTTTGATGTTCAGGCATGAGGTAATCCGAGTCAGCCCCTTTAATGAACAGAGTAGGAATAGTGTTGGGTTCAATGTCATTCCATCCTAAAATATGACGATAATTGGCTTCTAAGGCTGAGACATTAAAGCGCCATGCCATATGCTCACCAGTATTATAGAGAGATTTTCCGACAAATTGACGTACTCCCTCCATTTCGATATGTTCAGCAAGCACTTGCATCGCATCGCGGCGTGATTGAGGTTGTTGTTTTATTACCGCATTGAGTCCAGCAAAAACAGCATCATGGCGAGCGTCTGGATAGGTAACCGGCGCCATATCTAATACAATTAATTTATCCACGTGTTTGGGAGCAATGTCTGCGAATTTCATCGCGGCTTTGCCACCCATAGAGTGCCCGACTACAATGGTGTTACTGAGCTGGAGATGTTCAACTAATTCTTTGATATCCTGCGCAATAAGTTCGTAGTTATGCTCGTCACTATGCAGTGATAATCCATGATTACGAAGATCAACACTAAGCACTTGATAGTCGTTTTTTAGATCCCGTGCCAGTAAGCCTAAGTTGTCTAAATTTCCAAACAAACCGTGGATCAATATAATGGTGTGACCTGCACCTTCGAGTTTATAATTGAGTAATGATGACATTTTATCTTATTAGTGATTGGTTTAACGTAGAGTCTCAGCGAAGATCTCGCTATAATCCCCTAGAGTTTAAACATTGAGATTGTGAAAAGCGAATGAAAACAATTGAGGTTGATGAGGATCTATACCGTTACATTGCCAGTCAAACATTGCATATCGGAGAAAGTGCGTCAGATATTTTACGCCGATTGCTTAATGTTGAAGGACAGGTTGACGTGGCGGCACAGCCTGCGGCGGTGCATAAACCTGAAGATCAGGTTGCACAGGGTATAGTAGTCAGTAAAGATGCCGCTCAAGACAAAAAAGTTGATAGCGTAAAAGCGATGCGAGAGCTGTTAATTTCCGACGAATTTGCTGAATTAAAAAAAGCAGTAGATCGTTTTATTTTGGTGCTTTCTACGCTCTACCAAATCGATCCAGAACGTTTTTATGACGCAATGGAAGTAAAAGGGCGCAAACGCGTTTATTTTGCTGACAATGAGCAGACACTGTTGTCTCATGGACAAACGACAAAACCGAAATCGATCCCCAATACACCACTTTGGGTGATCACCAATAATAACACGAGTCGCAAACAACAGATGGTTCAGCAAGTAATGGATCGCATGAGCTTCCCTGCTGATATTATCGAAAAAGTGATTCACTCCATTTAATTTTGGAGTAGTGTACTGATCGAACATTCTGCATAAACCTCATAACTGTTTGGATCATTTATGGGGTTTTTATTTGCGCTTTGATTTTAAGGACGTCATATGGCTATGCACCCACGCGCAGGAAAAAAAGCGCAACAAAAAGATCTCACCAATATACCGGCTTTAGTCGCGAACTATTATTTATTACAACCAGATGCAACCAATCCGGCACATAAAGTCGAGTTTGGAACCTCAGGGCATCGTGGAAGTGCCGATAAAACGACGTTCAATCAAAATCATATTTTGGCGATAGCCCAAGCGATTGTGGATATTCGCGAAGAGAATAATACCACCGGCCCAACGTTTGTTGGTAAAGACACGCACGCGTTATCAGAACCTGCATTTAGTAGTGTTGTCGAAGTGCTCATTGCCAATGGTATTGAAGTGATTGTACAAGAAAACAATGGCTATACACCGACTCCAGGAATTTCCCATGCCATTTTGACGTACAATCAAACTCATCAACGACAAGCAGATGGTATTGTTATTACACCATCTCACAATCCCCCACAAGATGGCGGGATAAAGTATAACGCTGTACACGGCGGGCCTGCAGAAGCCTCGCTCACAGAAGCGATTCAAGACCGTGCTAATCAATATATTGCTGACAAGCTGCAAGGTGTGAAGCACATCGCGATTGCAGAAGCAAAGATATCCCCTTTATTTAATCAACGCGATCTTGTTCAACCGTATTTAGATGATTTAATCAAT
This DNA window, taken from Vibrio palustris, encodes the following:
- a CDS encoding alpha/beta fold hydrolase; this translates as MSSLLNYKLEGAGHTIILIHGLFGNLDNLGLLARDLKNDYQVLSVDLRNHGLSLHSDEHNYELIAQDIKELVEHLQLSNTIVVGHSMGGKAAMKFADIAPKHVDKLIVLDMAPVTYPDARHDAVFAGLNAVIKQQPQSRRDAMQVLAEHIEMEGVRQFVGKSLYNTGEHMAWRFNVSALEANYRHILGWNDIEPNTIPTLFIKGADSDYLMPEHQKSIQTQFPNSKAHVIANVGHWLHAEKPTEVLRVIRRFLHDA
- the fldA gene encoding flavodoxin FldA, translated to MASVGIFFGSDTGNTEAVAKMIQKQLGEKLVHVQDIAKSSKEDIDNFDLLMLGIPTWYYGEAQCDWDDFFPELEAIDFSGKLVAVFGCGDQEDYAEYFCDAMGTVRDIVEAKGGMILGEWPTEGYEFEASKALTDENHFVGLCIDEDRQPELTDQRVSTWVNQIYTEMCLSELED
- the seqA gene encoding replication initiation negative regulator SeqA, which translates into the protein MKTIEVDEDLYRYIASQTLHIGESASDILRRLLNVEGQVDVAAQPAAVHKPEDQVAQGIVVSKDAAQDKKVDSVKAMRELLISDEFAELKKAVDRFILVLSTLYQIDPERFYDAMEVKGRKRVYFADNEQTLLSHGQTTKPKSIPNTPLWVITNNNTSRKQQMVQQVMDRMSFPADIIEKVIHSI
- the fur gene encoding ferric iron uptake transcriptional regulator; the encoded protein is MSDNNQALKDAGLKVTLPRLKILEVLQQPECQHISAEDLYKKLIDLGEEIGLATVYRVLNQFDDAGIVTRHHFEGGKSVFELSTQEHHDHLVCLDCGLVIEFNDEMIERRQHEIAERFNINLTNHSLYLYGKCAEGSCKNNPKAHDAAS